The Juglans microcarpa x Juglans regia isolate MS1-56 chromosome 2D, Jm3101_v1.0, whole genome shotgun sequence DNA window CCACTCCCACATTTCAGAAATAGTATCCTCATTGAATCATCACGATAAATGAGAGAGAagcagaagaaaataaaaaacatacgTGCTGTAGTCACAGTCATAGCCCGCATATTCATTGAAGTGATTTCCAATGTCAAAGCCTCTATAGTTGTATGACCCATACTCAAAATCGATGAAGTATAGTTTCTCTGAACATTTACCAAACAAACAACAAGGTTAAAGGACaaaaaatggcaaaaataaCATATCAGCAAAGCGAGAGCTCATTCTATTTCGGTAGTCTTTTGTGTTTATCTTCTGATGCTGGATACcatattacttaattttttatgacGAGGAATCCCGGAGATTGAGCAAACACAACATGTATTTTATCCAGTAAACCCCAGACACGTGTAAAGCGTCCCCATCATACAGCTTAGGTATATGATATATCATCCATTTTTCACCGATGGGATGTGGcccttagaaattgtttgcacccaaggtttgaagtttgaacctTGAACCTAGAGGGAGtaataccaccaagaccaaggctcttaccacttgagccaatcccTAGGGgctccattttatttattaaaaaacaaaaggatgtGGACACCATTTTAGGGATCCAAATCACATTTCCCTCTTGTTGCAGTCCATACTGGACCTCGCACAAATCATGATATTGGCAGCTGCCAAAAGCATAGCATGTAAATGTTCTTGCTAAACAACGTTTAGGAAATAGTATTGAAGCAACTCATCAGATGGATCATCAGAATTCTTTACACCAATACAAAGATAGACCCCATTATCTAACCATGGTatgaaaaaaatctcattcactACAATTGTACTTGATTGGCATCACCGCATCAGCAAAGCCTAATCAGCAATACAGCGCACCTGAATTATTGCAATCTCAGGATATACCATTCTACTACTCCACCAATTAGGGACCCACCAAATCAAGAGATAGAATCACTTATTAAAAGTTCTTGGTATATGAAACTCTGACTTTGGGTTTGTTTGTGTCAGTTATGGGATAAGCacaaatagaaagaaataacCTAAAAGAGAAACCCAAAATGTGTATATTAACTTTCTATTCAAAGGTTCATGGAAAAGATTATTGGAGGTCAGTGGAGGGTTGTTTGTTTGTCTTTACAAGCAAGAGTTCTCGCacgcgggagagagagagaagagagagagagagagagagagagagatgaataataaaagagaagtgCTAAATCTATAAAGAGAAGTACAAAATGAGAGTTTACAACTTGACGTGGCttgatataatacattagatctGCTTTACAATATGTCGTACCACATTAAGCCAAATCAGTTtgtagcttctttttttttttttttttgtaatcttttTGCAGACCAAGTATTTCTCATAACCAAATTGGCAGGCACACATTTTAATTAGAGaactataaataaaacaatataacAGAAATAGATCATACTTCAGCGAAAAAGCCTAGCAGACTAAAAAACTTTAGAAGTCAACAAAAGAGGAATACAACAATATAAACTGAAAAGGAAGGGTCGCATATACCTTCTTCATCATTAACCATTATATTTCCTGAAAGCAAGTCATTGTGAGCAAAAACCACGGGAGCATTGAGATGGCCTGTCAATTCCTGTTCCATTATCAGAAGACATCTATAAAGAGGAATACAGTTCTTTTCACCCAAATAAACATGAATAGCCTTTATTGATCACAATTAGCTCAATTTTTCGAAGTCCTGTGTGGTTTCCTCCCACCAAGAACTATTTTAAGGTGAAAAATTAAACCGAGATAATTCCTTAGATCATTACAAGTATAGGGCACATACTGCACGTCCCAATTATGCTTCTGGATACCAATATACCCCTAGCTCATTCTCATATTATAGCTCCATCTGGATATGATTTTGCTAAGATCCTCTAGGAAGGCATTCAGATTAATTTGGTATAAGATGATAAAGACCAATTATGGCCTGCTTTTGAGGAAACTTTTTCTGCACCTATTTATCCCCAAAGCAGAAATACCAAGCTTCTCAAAAGGTTATATCTTGTCATTGAATTGGCAGGATCAGAAAAATATGGGAGGTATTGAAACCTCTAGGAAGGCAGGTACAGAAGATTGACAACTTCAAAATTCCAAGATTTCAAACCAGGGCAATCATAtggaaaaaaacattaaaacaaCTACTACCTTGAGACCAACAATTTGATCATGTACTTCCTTGAACGAAATCGTCTCATACATCCCCTGCTTCTCTTTATCATCAAATTCAAGAGCAGATGCTGCAATAGAAGATGGTAAGTTGAATGTCAAAATATAAACCAGAAACTATAGAAAGACACACAGGCTTGGATGTAACAAACGGAACACTATACATTGCCCGGGAGGCATAGCTAGTCATCCATCAAGGGAAGATAGAACACCTTTGTCAAAGAACCTGGAGATGTCATTCCATAGCTGAGGTTCTTTAGGGCCTGGAATTTCCACTTCATGAAACTGGCGTAGTTGCTTGGCAATCTCAGCAGCTAGCTTTGGCTTTCTCATGTCTGCAAGGTAAATTGTATGTGTGTATGTTATTagtgtatatgtatatacttatctgtgtgtgtgtgtgtgtgtgtgtgtgtgtgtctttcaatatttatttatgtgcTTATGTGCATTGCAAGGTTGCAGGCCAATAGAAACATAGACAAATgaatataaacatatatgtGTGTCTGTCTATTAGTTCAATGCTAACAACTCTCAGCTGCCATTTAATTCCACGCCTACAGAAGACTGTTTTGTAAATGAGAATGCATAAATATTGGCTTATAATAAAGagggaaattttgaaaaaaaaaaaaagtgattgcATTAATAGAActagtttatttcttttctccaaGTGCCCTGAgagggggggggaggggggggggggggtgtcaGGTCGTCATGGTTACTTGTCACCTAGGATTTCAAATTCAATCATATAACAAAAGGGCCTCAACCCTCATTAGATTGTTTACAACAGCCCTTGAATTGAATGACAAGAAATTTAAGTGCAACTATAGaaatgtaatttcattttttagatTACTGCTACTTCAGAAGTCCTTAGTACATGGGATAAAGCCTGGAAATAAGAATAAGCCCGTACTAGTCCTTCCCTGACATACAACTTTCTAATTTTTACCTGCTGAAGTAAGTGTGCGTGCATTGATAAAAGATTGCACCATTCCAtttccaaaaactccaagcaaCTTGGCACCAAATCCAGCAGCTGAGAGGTATTTGATAGACTAAACACAATACATGGAGAGCACTTACAAAGTGAAGCTTCAACAGAAAGTCATGAACTATATACAAAAAAAGCCAGATAAACTTAAATATGGTGGAGCATCTTTCAGTAATGTTATAACATCAAAAGATGACACGACTACCATGAGTTAAACAACTACTGCCTTTCTATCCAGCTGTCCATTCTATATGggctctaattttttttataattttctctgTCAATAAgtatttgtatatatagttaTCAGAAAGGATTACGCATATGAACTCCCAAACAACTAGGACGGGTAAGATTCGAGATAATCAATTTTCGTCAACAAAGAAGCAGAACTCAACTTGCCGACTGCGTTGATTTCATCTTAATGAACATCCTTTTACAACCCCTCAAATCGATATCATATTGCTAGGCATTGGACCTCCGTACAGCAGAACATCAAATACAATACATTGCACTTAAAGCCTGATATCTAGCCGATACAATAGCATAGGAAAATAAATAACCAGCAAACTGcttaagatgaaataaaatcttGAAATTATTCAGTTCTCGATAGAGAATCATTTCCAAGAAGCATAGCAGAAATGCAAATCACCAATATAATGGAAAGTAATCTGGCTCAGACAAGTGACGCAAAAACTATTTGGTTAGCACACAGTGATTCTGGTATTTCTACAATGATTGCCCATTACTATCAAAAAGCTTAGGGAATCACCTGCAATTCCCGTTCGCGATTGATAACGTACTCAGTGTTAGGCCCATACAATCTGACTGTCACCGGCTCCTCGTTCCCAGTTTCTTCCTTGACGGTAACCTTAAGCACTACACGAATCAGTGATCAATTTTTCAGTTCAAACAGTATCAAAGACAAATGCGGTAACAAAGCAACATAATATGCCTAATTCCATTATCTGTCAAGACAaatcattacttataaaaaaaatactcacatAGATTCGTAATGCCACCGGATACAGTCTCCACTGAAAAGTGAGAATCGTCCAATTTCGACCATTTATTGAACAGATCCTTGCACAAATCTCTGCAAACAGAAGGGAATCGAACCGGATCAAAATTTTCGGAACAAGCAAGACGGAGGGTGCACAATGAGAACCAGAAGTAAAATAAGACTCAATTTCCTTTTCCGTAATATTAAATACATGCAAAAGAGAGAACAACTTGTTGCAGTAGCTCAAAATAAGATCAGAAGCtataaatttttcttgttttccaaCGGTTTCTCAGCTACCAGCCGGAAAACGGAAATCagagcaaagaaaagaaaaaaaaaccaacacaGAGAGAAGCTAATATTTCTAATTCGAATAATCCATAGAAATGCGTATGAGATGAAGAGGTAGAAGCTCGACGAACATGAGGCGAGGCTTCATgtcagggagagagagagtgtggtCGACGGTGAGAGAAGAAGACTGAATGTCCGAGCTAAGTTTCGGGTTTTCTCGAGCTTCCTCTGCCACTTCCATGGCGTTCCAGGTGGTCACAGCTCCCATAATCTTCCGACTCTGTGTCTTCTTGTTCTATATATGATATTCCTGTATCTGCTATATTCAAACGCGATATTGCGGAGCCTTTGAGGGTTATTCTTCTAATTATAGGACGAGCACGCTCAAAAGGACGGAAATTGACCCTACAAATTTCTATAATAGCGACTATGTCCCTCTTGTCGTCTCAAGTTGTCCGATAATAAGCATTCCATTGTtttcataatcatttttatctcttctaattattataatattttaaaatttttaattaaaataaaagaaaaaatttcaattttttaaattctaaaataaaaataatattaaaaaaatatattttaataatattttgttcaactttcaacttttatctcatctcatctacgaaaacaaacgaaataTTGAGATTAGGTTTGGATactaaattgagataaaagttaaaatttaaataaaatattgttaaaatatttttttaatattattattattttaatatttaaaaatattaatttatatatatatatataatcaaagaTTTCCTTGAATCATCAAACAATTGTCCTTACAAAATATTGCTTCTATCAAGCCAAACAGTTTGAGATACAAAAGAAGGACACCCCTCCCACCACATTTCAATATCATCAATCCTATGCATATCTTGCCAATAGATAAGCTGTTGAGTTACCCAATCTATTAACATAAGAAATATAAACATCACGAAAATCACTCATCAACCTTTTGATAACTCTaagcaaataatcaaaatttgttaaaaaatttgaacCATCCTGCAAAGCATTTACTAGAGTCAAACAATCTGTCTTAAGCAGCAAATTCAACACCCTCCACTGATCGGACTGTTGTAGACCTCTCAACATGGCAATCGCTTTAATAAACTCTGAGGAGAGAACTTCCCTTTCCACTTTACTGCATGCCACAACCACATTATCTTTATCATCtttgagaatttataaaaattgtgatGATGAGATAAGAATGTTTCTCAATCCAACTTGAACTTAAATGAACTATCCAAAACAATCAGAGGATTTTAAAAGCACTTTGTATAATAGCGTGTGAATATAGCGTATTTGATTTTGAGTAGTGTTACgtgtatttataatatttattttattaattttttaaaaaatttaaatttttaaatttgaaattttatcctttttaatgtataactgatatatgaaaaaataaattttttataattttttcttaaatatatttaatattttccttcCCACTAAACAATATCATGACAATCttgtttaagttttttatatttccaATCATCATGAAATCAAACTTTTGAAATCGTATCATTGAGTTTTGTTTAGTTTTGGAATTGGGTGGTAAATGGACTCGATCAGTgagaaatatttctttaaaaactaATGGTACATCTACAGAAAagtgaaaatagtaaaaatagtCCTGATAAATTTATGAACggtaaatttttcttatccaaagatataaaaacttaaatataaaatacgaaaaatattttaaccacaaaataattttataaatgaaaactcaaattaatatatcttaaTATGTTATATCAgaatataagattaattttaatataaaataaatttaacagatcatataaaattacttcaatttatcatattatattttgtgaaatctctttatagttataatatttatctaaaataaaacatacaaataattattttttatttaaggagTAATTCTATAAATCAGCCATTATCTATATTCCATACCTATTAACTTTTCATAGAATGTggtagggctgggctccgactccgacagagtcggagtgctcgtttccgacctccgactccgaatttcgATGACGGAAGAGGTTCGCtggacttccgctcgacatgtcgatcgagccaatgttcaatacaacgtgtgctcgacttgcgctcgacacctcacTCGAGCgtaagtgtacagtaaaaaaaatttcggagtcggaatcggagcttcttggagctccgactccaactctgactccaaatagatattcggagctactccgaattccgactccgaattccgatgactccgacgaagtcagagtcggagtcagagcggaagtcggacggagtc harbors:
- the LOC121250026 gene encoding probable ethanolamine kinase, which translates into the protein MGAVTTWNAMEVAEEARENPKLSSDIQSSSLTVDHTLSLPDMKPRLIDLCKDLFNKWSKLDDSHFSVETVSGGITNLLLKVTVKEETGNEEPVTVRLYGPNTEYVINRERELQSIKYLSAAGFGAKLLGVFGNGMVQSFINARTLTSADMRKPKLAAEIAKQLRQFHEVEIPGPKEPQLWNDISRFFDKASALEFDDKEKQGMYETISFKEVHDQIVGLKELTGHLNAPVVFAHNDLLSGNIMVNDEEEKLYFIDFEYGSYNYRGFDIGNHFNEYAGYDCDYSTYPHKDEQYNFFRNYLQPDTPHEVSDKDLEALYVESNTYMLASHLYWALWALIQAKMSPIDFDYLGYFFLRYNEYKRQKENYFLLARSYLLGSVSG